One part of the Thermococcus radiotolerans genome encodes these proteins:
- a CDS encoding CGP-CTERM-anchored Cys-rich protein, whose amino-acid sequence MKRIMAFIILLMFTVTPIVRACMTPADSYAVEVVLNKPGITYELWRFKVVHYVLPENGTFVFRSHYDRRLYVLVWNESDGLHVRVGIPLEWKSYNISRAALNASIFLTSDAVERLIADGWKTRDNTTFVRSGVTIALTPVMGNECTSDADCATGGCSGEVCAPKEEAREIVTPCVYKPWYDCLSLTSCGCVNGLCTWKPNPAFESCLREHGLDPSSVIRAGIMRVDVVAVNKGDVEIEAALKDFLGAFGITCDPKLTFVQSIGGGEFVPGVDPGALNASKAIRAELEWLIEGGVVKMDEGDVDEIAKTVEWGFAGHNSKIGWYETENGSYAWIPYHESKDPLLVKCFSRTVSEHALPNGTAYFGPTATAPPSGSQTSPRESGGICGPGVVVLLALLAAFAGRR is encoded by the coding sequence ATGAAGAGGATCATGGCTTTCATAATCCTTCTGATGTTCACGGTGACCCCCATTGTGAGGGCATGCATGACCCCGGCAGATTCCTACGCGGTCGAAGTCGTTCTGAACAAGCCCGGGATAACCTACGAGCTCTGGCGCTTTAAGGTTGTCCATTACGTTCTCCCTGAAAACGGTACCTTCGTCTTCCGCTCCCACTACGATAGGAGGCTTTACGTCCTCGTCTGGAACGAAAGCGACGGCCTCCACGTGAGGGTTGGAATCCCTCTGGAGTGGAAGTCTTATAACATCTCACGCGCGGCGCTCAACGCGTCGATTTTCCTGACCTCCGACGCTGTGGAGAGGCTCATTGCCGATGGGTGGAAAACCAGGGACAACACCACGTTCGTTAGAAGCGGGGTCACGATAGCGCTGACTCCTGTAATGGGCAACGAGTGCACCTCCGACGCCGACTGTGCCACGGGAGGCTGCTCCGGGGAAGTCTGCGCCCCCAAAGAGGAAGCCCGGGAGATAGTGACGCCCTGCGTTTACAAGCCTTGGTACGACTGCCTCTCGCTGACGAGCTGCGGCTGCGTCAACGGCCTCTGCACCTGGAAGCCCAACCCTGCCTTTGAGTCCTGCCTAAGGGAGCATGGCCTTGATCCGTCATCCGTCATCCGCGCCGGGATTATGAGGGTGGACGTTGTTGCCGTTAACAAGGGGGATGTGGAGATTGAAGCCGCCCTCAAGGACTTCCTCGGGGCCTTCGGGATTACATGCGACCCGAAGCTGACCTTTGTCCAGAGTATTGGGGGAGGGGAATTCGTCCCCGGAGTTGATCCCGGAGCGTTGAACGCCTCGAAGGCCATCCGGGCGGAGCTGGAGTGGCTGATTGAGGGCGGTGTCGTCAAAATGGATGAAGGAGACGTCGACGAGATAGCCAAAACTGTTGAGTGGGGCTTTGCCGGCCACAACTCGAAGATAGGGTGGTACGAGACCGAAAACGGAAGCTACGCCTGGATACCGTACCACGAGAGCAAGGATCCGCTTCTCGTGAAGTGCTTTTCGAGGACGGTCTCAGAGCACGCCCTCCCGAACGGAACTGCGTACTTTGGCCCGACGGCGACGGCTCCACCATCGGGCTCGCAAACGTCCCCCAGGGAATCCGGCGGAATATGCGGACCTGGAGTTGTGGTTCTGCTGGCGTTGCTGGCTGCCTTCGCGGGGAGGAGATGA
- the eno gene encoding phosphopyruvate hydratase: MENPFEITGVVAREILDSRGNPTVEVEVYTPISMGRAAVPSGASTGTHEALELRDGGKRYLGKGVRRAVENVNKIIAPEIVGMDVTWQRDIDSLMLELDGTENKSNLGANAILGVSLAVAKAAANALGLPLYQYIGGTNAYVMPVPMSNVINGGVHAGNELDFQEFMIMPVGAGSFREAIMWVSETYHVLKGVIADKYGKDAVNVGDEGGFAPPLKEPHEPLELLIKAIEEAGYKPGDEIAFAMDPASSEFFHPDIGKYVVNGKEYTNAELLELYKELVSSYPIVSIEDPFHEGDWEGFVMITKELGGKIQIVGDDLFVTNPKRIRKGIEMGAANALLLKVNQIGTLSEAIDAAYTAFRAGYGVVVSHRSGETEDSTIADLAVALNAGQIKTGAPARSDRNAKYNQLIRIEEELEGIAVYPGRKFRNPFL, translated from the coding sequence ATGGAGAATCCCTTTGAGATAACCGGAGTCGTTGCCAGGGAGATACTCGACAGCAGGGGAAACCCAACGGTCGAGGTTGAGGTTTACACGCCGATAAGCATGGGACGCGCTGCAGTCCCGAGCGGGGCCTCAACCGGCACCCACGAGGCCCTGGAGCTCCGCGACGGCGGGAAGCGCTACCTCGGCAAGGGCGTTAGAAGGGCCGTCGAAAACGTCAACAAGATAATCGCACCCGAGATAGTTGGTATGGACGTCACCTGGCAGAGGGACATAGACAGCCTCATGCTCGAGCTTGACGGTACCGAGAACAAGAGCAACCTCGGCGCGAACGCTATTCTGGGCGTTTCTCTGGCAGTCGCCAAGGCCGCCGCCAATGCACTCGGCCTCCCGCTCTACCAGTACATCGGCGGAACCAACGCCTACGTCATGCCCGTTCCGATGAGCAACGTCATCAACGGCGGAGTACATGCTGGCAACGAGCTCGACTTCCAGGAGTTCATGATAATGCCCGTTGGGGCCGGCTCCTTCAGGGAAGCCATAATGTGGGTTTCAGAGACCTACCACGTTCTCAAGGGAGTTATCGCCGATAAGTACGGCAAAGACGCCGTTAACGTTGGCGACGAGGGCGGCTTCGCCCCGCCGCTGAAGGAGCCCCACGAGCCGCTTGAACTCCTCATAAAGGCCATCGAGGAGGCCGGATACAAGCCGGGAGACGAGATTGCCTTCGCCATGGACCCGGCCTCAAGCGAGTTCTTCCACCCGGACATCGGCAAGTACGTCGTCAACGGCAAGGAGTACACCAACGCCGAGCTCCTCGAGCTCTACAAGGAGCTCGTCTCAAGCTACCCGATAGTCTCCATCGAGGACCCGTTCCACGAGGGCGACTGGGAAGGCTTCGTCATGATAACCAAGGAACTCGGAGGCAAGATACAGATAGTCGGCGACGACCTCTTCGTCACCAACCCGAAGAGAATAAGGAAAGGCATAGAAATGGGCGCAGCGAACGCGCTCCTCCTTAAGGTGAACCAGATTGGAACCCTCAGCGAGGCCATCGATGCCGCCTACACGGCTTTCCGCGCCGGCTACGGCGTCGTCGTCTCCCACCGCTCGGGTGAGACCGAGGATTCAACCATAGCCGACCTGGCGGTTGCCCTCAACGCCGGCCAGATAAAGACCGGTGCTCCAGCCAGGAGCGACAGGAACGCCAAGTACAACCAGCTCATAAGAATTGAAGAGGAGCTCGAGGGAATAGCGGTCTATCCGGGCAGGAAGTTCCGCAACCCCTTCCTCTGA
- a CDS encoding radical SAM protein, whose protein sequence is MKKLKIYIPGIKFPSISLTGNYCALNCAHCGKHYLESMRKPTRKNLVDYCLSLEREGYTGCLLSGGMDSRLKVPIDRYADEIREIKRRTSLKLNAHVGFIDENDLEWVRYVDVVSLDFVGDNDVIRRVYKIDKTVEDYLRILDLLTGAGVRVAPHITIGLDFGRIGWEYRAIDLLMEYPIDVLVLDVLIPTKGTEMENVPKPGVGDSLKVVKYARERFDGELSIGCMRPLGRWRVDFDRGAILAGVDRLTNPPRKVIEWAKSVRDVEIIYECCVM, encoded by the coding sequence ATGAAAAAGCTCAAAATCTACATTCCAGGCATCAAATTCCCCTCAATCTCTCTCACCGGTAACTACTGCGCGCTGAACTGCGCCCACTGCGGAAAACACTACCTTGAGAGCATGAGAAAGCCCACCAGAAAGAATCTGGTTGACTATTGCCTCAGCCTAGAGAGGGAGGGCTACACCGGATGCCTGCTGAGCGGTGGAATGGATTCGAGGCTCAAGGTTCCCATCGACAGGTACGCGGATGAAATCAGGGAGATAAAGCGAAGAACGAGCCTCAAGCTCAACGCCCACGTGGGGTTCATAGACGAGAACGATCTGGAGTGGGTCAGGTACGTCGATGTCGTCTCCCTCGACTTCGTGGGCGATAACGACGTCATAAGGCGCGTTTACAAGATAGACAAAACCGTCGAGGACTACCTGAGAATCCTAGACCTGCTCACGGGGGCGGGCGTCAGGGTGGCCCCCCACATAACCATAGGCCTCGACTTCGGCAGAATCGGCTGGGAGTACAGGGCGATAGACCTGCTGATGGAGTATCCGATAGACGTCCTCGTGCTGGACGTACTCATACCGACGAAGGGGACGGAGATGGAGAACGTTCCAAAGCCGGGCGTTGGGGATAGTCTGAAGGTCGTGAAATACGCCAGGGAGCGCTTCGACGGGGAGCTGAGCATAGGCTGCATGCGCCCGCTGGGCAGGTGGCGGGTTGACTTCGACAGGGGAGCGATTCTAGCCGGCGTTGACAGGCTGACGAATCCCCCCAGAAAAGTCATCGAATGGGCAAAGAGTGTGAGGGACGTTGAAATAATCTACGAGTGCTGCGTCATGTAG
- a CDS encoding Lrp/AsnC family transcriptional regulator: MVASLDGTDLRLLRELKENARENIASLSKKLGIPRTTVHYRIKKLVEEGVIEKFTVKPNYKKLNLGTTAFILARYEPDSGLSQREVAERIAALEGVYEVHIIAGEWDLLIKVRAPSSEEVGKIVVDRLREIKGVGQTVTMVSFVTVKEEL, translated from the coding sequence ATGGTAGCTTCATTGGATGGCACGGATTTGAGGTTGTTGAGGGAGCTCAAAGAGAACGCCAGGGAGAACATAGCGAGCCTGAGCAAAAAGCTGGGGATACCCAGGACGACCGTCCACTACCGCATCAAGAAGCTGGTGGAGGAGGGCGTGATAGAGAAGTTCACCGTGAAACCCAACTACAAGAAGCTCAACCTTGGAACCACTGCGTTCATACTTGCCCGATACGAGCCGGATTCCGGTTTAAGCCAGAGGGAAGTGGCTGAGAGGATAGCGGCCCTTGAGGGAGTTTACGAAGTCCACATAATAGCCGGTGAGTGGGACCTCCTCATAAAAGTCCGTGCTCCAAGCTCGGAGGAAGTTGGAAAGATAGTCGTGGACCGGCTCAGAGAGATAAAGGGCGTTGGACAGACCGTAACCATGGTGTCCTTCGTTACGGTTAAGGAGGAACTATGA
- a CDS encoding XTP/dITP diphosphatase yields MRLAFITSNPGKVEEARKYFEPLGVEVYQLRMEYPEIQADTLEEVALFGVEWLSGKIEGPFFLDDSGLFIDAFDGFPGVYSAYVYRTLGIDGILKLMEGLENRKAHFKSVIAYWDGEAHLFTGRVDGEITAEPRGSGGFGFDPIFKPLGFEETFAEMTTDEKNLISHRGRALKAFAEWLKENLK; encoded by the coding sequence ATGAGGCTGGCTTTTATCACTTCTAACCCCGGAAAGGTTGAGGAGGCGAGGAAGTACTTCGAACCCCTCGGCGTTGAGGTTTATCAGCTCAGGATGGAGTACCCCGAGATACAGGCGGATACGCTTGAGGAAGTCGCCCTCTTCGGCGTTGAATGGCTGAGCGGGAAGATTGAGGGTCCCTTCTTCCTGGACGACTCCGGTCTCTTCATAGACGCCTTTGACGGCTTTCCCGGTGTCTACTCCGCCTACGTCTACAGGACGCTGGGAATAGACGGAATACTCAAGCTGATGGAGGGCCTCGAGAACAGGAAGGCCCACTTCAAAAGCGTCATCGCCTACTGGGACGGCGAGGCCCACCTCTTCACCGGCAGGGTTGATGGAGAGATAACGGCCGAGCCGAGGGGAAGTGGCGGCTTCGGCTTCGATCCGATATTCAAACCTCTGGGATTCGAGGAGACTTTCGCCGAAATGACAACAGATGAGAAGAACCTCATATCGCACAGGGGACGTGCCCTTAAGGCTTTCGCTGAGTGGCTAAAGGAAAACCTTAAATAA
- a CDS encoding adenosine-specific kinase, translating into MVKIDVVDIEKPEGVEVIIGQGNFSIFTVDDLAKTLLTTVPGIKFGVAMNEAKPQLTRFTGNDEELEKLAAKNALKIGAGHVFVILMKNAFPINVLNAVKNHPAVAMVYGASENPFQVIIAETELGRSVLGVVDGKAANRIEDEDLKRERRELVERIGYKFD; encoded by the coding sequence ATGGTAAAGATAGATGTTGTGGATATCGAGAAGCCCGAAGGGGTCGAGGTGATAATCGGCCAGGGAAACTTCTCTATCTTCACGGTTGACGACCTCGCCAAGACGCTTCTGACGACGGTTCCGGGCATAAAGTTCGGTGTGGCAATGAACGAGGCCAAACCGCAGCTGACGCGCTTCACGGGCAACGACGAGGAGCTTGAGAAGCTGGCAGCCAAAAACGCCCTTAAGATCGGTGCCGGCCACGTCTTCGTGATACTCATGAAGAACGCCTTCCCGATAAACGTTCTCAACGCCGTCAAGAACCACCCGGCCGTTGCGATGGTCTACGGCGCCAGCGAGAACCCCTTCCAGGTGATAATAGCTGAAACCGAGCTGGGAAGGAGCGTCCTCGGAGTCGTTGATGGGAAGGCCGCCAACAGGATCGAGGATGAGGATCTCAAGAGGGAGCGCAGGGAGCTCGTTGAGAGGATAGGCTACAAGTTCGACTGA
- a CDS encoding Lrp/AsnC family transcriptional regulator, whose product MGEPIMDELEFLVEILEKHPLDSLKKIAEEEGIDYYRLKRLYDKYYGKYLTVSAFISLKRLGLRTYVGFLTVPSDRLLEVGLRMSQNPFVGYMNPAYGFKNGLSVIFYTPDDQRDRIEEFLSQYSEDYEYYEARAYPYDGDDNFGDWDLSYDYAILLDILKWDSRMPITEMARNLGKSRPTVRYMINRLKEEGILLDFAPVIDMNVHDRAVIGLTKELDEKVLERFNEYEIMVGVLPGYGYILEWFFSSKEDLGSKVLEFSAHVEKLLIEYFDETFKELNDRNARTRYARMVKKDGSGYRSMLDF is encoded by the coding sequence ATGGGCGAACCCATTATGGACGAGCTCGAATTCCTCGTTGAAATCCTCGAGAAACATCCCCTCGACAGCCTCAAAAAAATCGCCGAGGAGGAGGGTATAGACTACTACAGGCTTAAGAGGCTGTACGACAAGTACTACGGAAAGTACCTCACCGTGAGTGCGTTCATCAGCCTCAAGCGCCTTGGACTGCGAACCTACGTCGGATTCCTAACTGTTCCGTCGGACAGGCTCCTCGAAGTGGGCCTTCGAATGAGCCAGAATCCATTCGTTGGCTACATGAACCCGGCCTATGGATTCAAAAACGGCCTTTCGGTGATATTCTACACCCCCGACGACCAGAGGGACAGGATAGAGGAGTTCCTGTCCCAGTACTCGGAAGACTACGAGTACTACGAGGCCAGGGCATACCCGTACGACGGCGACGACAACTTTGGAGACTGGGATCTGAGCTACGATTACGCCATTCTGCTCGACATACTCAAGTGGGACTCAAGGATGCCCATAACCGAGATGGCACGGAACCTCGGAAAGAGCAGGCCCACCGTTAGATACATGATAAACAGGCTGAAGGAGGAGGGCATACTCCTCGACTTCGCGCCGGTGATAGACATGAACGTCCACGACAGGGCAGTCATAGGACTCACGAAAGAACTGGACGAGAAGGTTCTGGAGAGATTCAACGAGTACGAAATAATGGTGGGAGTCCTCCCCGGATACGGATACATTCTGGAGTGGTTCTTCTCCTCCAAGGAGGACCTGGGAAGCAAAGTTCTCGAGTTCAGCGCCCACGTCGAGAAGCTCCTCATAGAGTACTTCGACGAGACCTTCAAGGAGCTCAACGATAGAAACGCCAGGACCAGATATGCCAGGATGGTTAAAAAGGATGGGAGTGGCTACCGCTCCATGCTTGACTTCTAA
- a CDS encoding SPASM domain-containing protein, translating into MEKVAYDASHAVDVGTALNIVSIGKPPWSHRAHNGKLERLIVQLGAGRGRFSEVGGIPRSIGCIGNNSFLLRREPLSPERVKELIMEFREIGGKELWLTNYDRVEYLTSVASYAAEIGVPEVYAVVRLEDVDSIEPIEGVRFIAEFEYSPENLHQLEAHSWLHGALVMVQGSHLDELRGLKTTFPGEIYVDVLFPGSARRLDFNVIEVKRILNPSVEKYHDCLAGTMAITAEGYALPCPLLRNYVVGDMKELGIKKVLRKKRLKAFWKMTKDDIDACRTCPFKYICHDCRALEYQASGEIDGLEYCQIAF; encoded by the coding sequence ATGGAGAAGGTAGCTTACGATGCGTCTCATGCCGTTGATGTGGGGACCGCCCTCAACATAGTTTCCATCGGTAAGCCTCCTTGGAGTCACAGGGCTCACAACGGGAAGCTTGAGCGCCTCATCGTTCAACTCGGCGCCGGCAGGGGGAGATTCTCGGAAGTGGGTGGGATACCCCGCTCCATAGGCTGCATAGGAAACAACTCCTTCCTGCTCCGCCGCGAGCCGCTGAGTCCAGAGCGAGTTAAGGAGCTGATAATGGAGTTCAGGGAGATCGGTGGAAAGGAGCTGTGGCTCACAAACTACGACAGGGTCGAATACCTGACCAGCGTTGCCTCGTACGCGGCTGAAATAGGTGTTCCCGAGGTTTACGCCGTCGTTAGGCTTGAGGACGTGGATTCAATCGAACCCATTGAGGGTGTTCGTTTCATAGCCGAGTTCGAGTACTCGCCCGAGAACCTCCACCAGCTTGAGGCCCACAGCTGGCTCCACGGGGCGCTGGTGATGGTGCAGGGCTCACACCTGGATGAACTTAGGGGCCTCAAGACCACCTTCCCCGGAGAAATCTACGTTGACGTGCTTTTCCCGGGCTCGGCGAGGAGACTGGACTTCAACGTCATCGAGGTCAAGAGGATACTCAACCCGAGCGTTGAGAAGTACCACGACTGCCTCGCGGGCACCATGGCGATAACCGCCGAGGGCTACGCCCTCCCGTGCCCGCTGCTGAGGAACTACGTCGTTGGGGACATGAAGGAACTGGGGATCAAAAAGGTGCTCAGGAAGAAGAGGCTCAAGGCCTTCTGGAAGATGACGAAGGACGATATCGATGCCTGCAGGACCTGCCCGTTTAAGTACATATGCCACGACTGCAGGGCGCTGGAGTACCAGGCGAGTGGGGAGATAGACGGCCTGGAATACTGTCAGATAGCCTTTTAG
- a CDS encoding molybdenum cofactor biosynthesis protein MoaE has translation MKVRMTKDAFDLNEALGHIAVPEAGGYVFFLGRVRNESHGRRVRKLVYEAYEEMAEAEMERIRKEALERFPILDMLIWHRYGELEVGEDTILIIASGRHRKEAFEACSWAIDEVKRRVPVWKREITDEGTFWIEGDRVVPEK, from the coding sequence ATGAAGGTTAGGATGACCAAGGATGCCTTTGACCTGAATGAGGCATTGGGACACATCGCCGTCCCGGAGGCCGGGGGCTACGTCTTCTTCCTGGGAAGGGTGAGGAACGAAAGCCACGGAAGGCGGGTGAGGAAGCTCGTATACGAGGCATACGAGGAGATGGCTGAGGCGGAGATGGAAAGGATTCGAAAGGAGGCCCTTGAGAGGTTCCCCATCCTAGACATGCTGATATGGCACCGCTACGGCGAGCTTGAGGTCGGCGAGGACACGATACTCATCATCGCCAGCGGGAGGCACAGGAAGGAGGCATTCGAAGCGTGCAGTTGGGCCATAGACGAGGTGAAGCGTCGTGTTCCCGTCTGGAAGAGGGAGATTACCGACGAAGGGACCTTTTGGATAGAGGGTGACAGGGTGGTGCCCGAGAAATAA
- a CDS encoding ThiF family adenylyltransferase, translating into MLSDRELERYDRQIMIFGEEGQEKLKASKVAVVGVGGLGSPVAYYLAAAGIGTILLVDEQKPELSNLNRQILHWEEDIGKNPKPISAKWKLERFNPDIRIKTFVGRLTAENIEKVLDGVDVIVDCLDNFETRFLLDDYAQKARIPLVHGAVEGTFGQVTTVVPGFTKSLREIFPNVGEKSGKFPILGATAGVIGTIQAMEVVKLLTGIGEPLLNKLLIVDLAFNTFDVVELR; encoded by the coding sequence ATGCTGAGCGATAGGGAGCTTGAGCGCTACGACAGGCAGATAATGATTTTTGGAGAGGAGGGCCAGGAGAAGCTTAAGGCCTCAAAGGTAGCCGTCGTTGGCGTCGGCGGCCTTGGGAGCCCGGTGGCGTATTACCTGGCGGCGGCGGGGATAGGCACCATCCTCCTCGTGGACGAGCAAAAGCCTGAGCTGAGCAACCTCAACAGGCAGATACTCCACTGGGAGGAGGACATTGGAAAGAACCCGAAGCCCATCTCCGCAAAGTGGAAGCTGGAGCGCTTCAACCCGGACATACGGATAAAGACCTTCGTTGGTCGGTTAACGGCGGAGAACATCGAAAAAGTCCTGGACGGCGTTGACGTCATCGTTGACTGCCTCGACAACTTCGAAACGAGGTTCCTGCTCGATGATTACGCCCAAAAGGCCAGAATCCCCCTGGTTCACGGCGCGGTCGAGGGAACCTTCGGGCAGGTCACCACCGTGGTGCCTGGGTTCACGAAGAGCCTGAGGGAAATATTTCCAAATGTGGGGGAAAAGAGCGGAAAGTTCCCGATACTCGGCGCGACCGCTGGAGTCATCGGAACGATTCAGGCGATGGAGGTTGTGAAGCTGCTCACCGGGATCGGCGAGCCGCTCCTCAACAAGCTGCTCATAGTTGACTTGGCCTTCAACACCTTCGACGTCGTTGAGCTCAGGTAG
- a CDS encoding ubiquitin-like small modifier protein 1 has translation MRIKVRYFARFRSIVGTGEEELEAPNGITVRELIELLKERHPVLRTEVFAEDDDLADVNVSRNGRYVGFDDVLQDGDVVALFPPVSGG, from the coding sequence ATGAGGATTAAGGTTCGCTATTTCGCCAGATTCCGCTCCATCGTTGGTACTGGGGAGGAGGAGCTGGAAGCTCCGAATGGCATAACGGTCAGGGAGCTCATAGAGTTGCTGAAGGAGAGGCACCCGGTTCTCAGGACGGAGGTCTTCGCCGAAGATGACGACCTGGCGGACGTCAACGTCTCCCGAAACGGCCGCTACGTGGGTTTTGATGACGTGTTGCAGGATGGAGATGTGGTGGCCTTGTTTCCACCGGTGAGTGGTGGTTGA
- a CDS encoding CDP-2,3-bis-(O-geranylgeranyl)-sn-glycerol synthase, whose amino-acid sequence MTASLSSLLWAFWYILPAYVANGSPVLLGGGLPIDGGRNWRDGRRILGDGKTWRGFFGGLACGTLTGLVQYFLTPDFYGNLKTAALLAFLLALGALLGDLIGSFLKRRANLPRGAPAIGLDQLGFLIAALALAYPVKTLSSGQIIFLLVVSPFIHWGANYFAYRMGWKSVPW is encoded by the coding sequence ATGACGGCGTCACTCTCATCTCTCCTGTGGGCCTTCTGGTACATACTGCCCGCCTACGTTGCCAACGGTTCGCCGGTGTTGCTTGGGGGAGGGCTGCCGATAGACGGTGGCAGGAACTGGCGCGATGGACGGAGAATTCTTGGCGACGGAAAGACGTGGAGGGGCTTCTTCGGAGGCTTGGCGTGCGGCACGCTGACGGGACTCGTCCAGTACTTCTTAACCCCGGACTTTTACGGAAACCTGAAAACGGCAGCCCTTCTTGCGTTCCTCCTGGCCCTCGGTGCCCTCCTGGGAGATTTAATCGGGAGCTTCCTCAAGAGACGCGCGAACCTGCCGCGCGGGGCCCCGGCCATAGGCCTGGATCAGCTGGGTTTCCTCATAGCTGCCCTTGCACTTGCCTATCCTGTCAAGACCCTGAGCTCTGGCCAGATAATCTTCCTCCTCGTCGTCTCGCCCTTCATCCACTGGGGCGCAAACTACTTCGCCTACAGAATGGGCTGGAAGAGCGTGCCGTGGTAG
- a CDS encoding GbsR/MarR family transcriptional regulator, with protein sequence MGVDEAKRIIMDHFAGAARRFGFNELYGYIYGVLFLAREPMSLGEIAEATGYSLSHVSTALKFMERIGLVVRIKKPGDKKAYFRATKLLREWRQAAYYGKIMEDIQQTRANLERALKELEGEEGEEAESIRESITLVMRRNALAERIIRFLIEHEDEEVLERLLNCLESGENR encoded by the coding sequence ATGGGTGTGGATGAGGCTAAGAGGATAATCATGGATCATTTTGCAGGGGCCGCGAGAAGGTTCGGTTTCAACGAGCTTTACGGTTACATATACGGGGTTCTCTTTCTGGCTAGGGAACCGATGAGCCTGGGTGAGATCGCCGAGGCGACTGGATATTCCCTCTCCCACGTGAGCACCGCCCTCAAGTTCATGGAGCGCATAGGGCTCGTTGTGAGGATCAAAAAGCCCGGCGACAAGAAGGCCTACTTCCGCGCCACCAAGCTTCTGAGGGAATGGCGCCAGGCCGCCTACTACGGGAAGATAATGGAGGACATACAGCAGACAAGGGCCAACCTCGAGAGGGCTTTGAAGGAGCTCGAAGGCGAAGAAGGCGAGGAGGCGGAGTCAATACGTGAGAGCATCACGTTAGTGATGAGGAGGAACGCGCTCGCCGAGAGGATTATTAGGTTCCTCATCGAGCACGAGGACGAGGAGGTCTTGGAGAGGCTGCTCAACTGCCTCGAATCCGGTGAAAATCGCTAG